From the Lathyrus oleraceus cultivar Zhongwan6 chromosome 4, CAAS_Psat_ZW6_1.0, whole genome shotgun sequence genome, one window contains:
- the LOC127073439 gene encoding uncharacterized protein LOC127073439 — protein sequence MGTAILRSHDCLQRRFLPNDALSVPSSPIRSRKNCSPNPNCKSYVNQNRRRKRSPVSTSPAAKQNDRRKSGDRTVAPVNLVMGQVKILKRGEKLSPEISDDAGLVMKAMDLDLDLDLDQPDLVLGSTDRFGPDPVAMQKQIRVSDSNLKDGIYAGSAFFSSPPPSSVPVPLFLRKNGVATSDLRRLLRLDLE from the coding sequence ATGGGAACCGCAATTCTCCGTTCCCACGATTGCCTTCAACGTAGGTTTCTTCCTAACGACGCCTTGTCAGTCCCTTCCTCACCGATTCGATCTCGAAAAAACTGTAGCCCCAACCCTAACTGCAAGTCCTATGTCAATCAGAATCGTCGCCGGAAACGGAGTCCGGTTTCCACTTCTCCGGCGGCTAAACAAAACGATCGGAGAAAATCCGGTGATCGGACGGTTGCTCCTGTGAATCTTGTTATGGGACAAGTTAAGATTCTTAAAAGAGGTGAGAAGTTGAGTCCGGAGATTAGCGATGATGCAGGACTCGTTATGAAGGCTATGGATCTGGATCTGGATCTAGATTTGGACCAACCGGATTTGGTGTTGGGATCTACGGATCGGTTTGGACCTGATCCAGTAGCCATGCAGAAACAGATTAGGGTTTCGGATTCGAATTTGAAAGACGGAATTTATGCTGGATCGGCGTTTTTTTCTTCTCCTCCTCCGAGTTCCGTTCCGGTTCCTTTGTTTTTGCGGAAGAACGGTGTCGCCACCAGTGATTTGAGGCGGTTGTTACGGCTTGATTTGGAATGA
- the LOC127073437 gene encoding sugar transport protein 7 isoform X2 has product MDDFLQSFFPAVYKHKLEAHENNYCKYNNQGISAFTSTLYISGFVASLVAAPVTRKFGRRTSIIIGGINFLIGSALNAAAVNLEMLIIGRVLQGVGIGFGNQAIPLYLSEMAPTQFRGALNMMFQVATTFGIFTANMINYGTQQIQPWGWRLALGLAAIPTLLMTVGGIFIPETPNSLVERGSKEQGRKLLEKMRGTDEVDAEFQDMLDAGELANSIKHPYWNILKKRYRPELVMAICMPAFQILTGINSILFYAPMLFQSMGFGRAASLYSSALTGVVLALSTFISIATVDRLGRRPLLISGGIQMIVCQVIAALILGVKFGENQELSKSYSISVVVVLSLFVLAFGWSWGPLGWTVPSEIFPLEVRSAGQSITVAVNLLFTFIIAQAFLSLLCSFKYGIFLFFAGWISIMTIFVVLFLPETKGIPIEEMSIIWRKHWFWKRILLDDADRLSQDSGTELIHLDV; this is encoded by the exons ATGGATGACTTTCTTCAGAGTTTCTTCCCCGCAGTGTACAAACATAAATTGGAAGCACATGAAAACAACTATTGCAAGTATAACAATCAGGGCATTTCTGCATTTACCTCTACTTTATACATTTCTGGTTTTGTTGCATCCCTGGTTGCAGCTCCAGTTACAAGGAAGTTTGGCCGGAGGACAAGTATCATAATCGGTGGTATCAACTTTCTCATTGGCTCGGCTCTTAATGCTGCAGCTGTTAATCTGGAAATGCTCATCATAGGAAGAGTTCTGCAAGGTGTTGGCATTGGATTTGGAAATCAG GCTATTCCGCTCTATTTGTCAGAGATGGCGCCGACCCAATTTCGAGGAGCACTGAACATGATGTTTCAAGTGGCAACCACTTTTGGGATTTTTACAGCAAATATGATCAACTATGGAACACAGCAGATTCAACCATGGGGGTGGAGGTTGGCCCTCGGCCTTGCTGCAATACCAACTCTTTTGATGACTGTCGGAGGCATATTTATTCCAGAGACTCCAAATAGCTTAGTAGAGAGAGGATCAAAGGAACAAGGTAGGAAGCTCCTTGAAAAAATGAGAGGTACGGACGAGGTAGACGCAGAGTTCCAAGATATGCTTGATGCAGGTGAATTGGCAAACTCAATAAAGCACCCGTATTGGAACATCCTTAAGAAAAGATACAGACCAGAGTTGGTCATGGCTATCTGCATGCCTGCATTCCAGATTCTGACGGGCATAAACTCGATTCTCTTTTATGCTCCAATGCTATTTCAAAGCATGGGATTTGGCAGAGCGGCGTCTCTCTACTCCTCAGCCTTGACTGGAGTAGTTCTCGCCTTATCAACATTCATTTCTATTGCAACAGTAGATAGATTGGGGAGACGACCCTTACTCATCAGCGGTGGAATACAAATGATTGTATGCCAG GTTATAGCTGCCTTAATTTTGGGGGTCAAGTTTGGAGAAAACCAAGAATTGTCGAAAAGCTATTCAATATCAGTTGTAGTTGTACTGTCTCTCTTTGTTCTAGCATTTGGGTGGTCATGGGGACCACTAGGATGGACAGTCCCGAGTGAGATATTTCCGTTAGAAGTTCGATCAGCAGGGCAGAGTATCACAGTGGCTGTAAACCTTCTGTTCACTTTCATAATCGCGCAGGCGTTCCTTTCCCTTTTATGTTCTTTCAAGTATGGGATCTTTCTGTTTTTTGCTGGGTGGATAAGCATCATGACGATATTTGTTGTCTTGTTCCTACCTGAAACGAAGGGAATTCCCATCGAGGAGATGTCAATTATTTGGAGGAAACACTGGTTCTGGAAAAGGATCCTGTTGGATGATGCAGATAGATTATCTCAAGACTCTGGAACTGAATTAATTCACTTAGATGTGTAA
- the LOC127073437 gene encoding sugar transport protein 7 isoform X1: MEDGPYTGSGVGKGRAEHYKGRVTVHVIIACIVAATGGSLFGYDVGISGGVASMDDFLQSFFPAVYKHKLEAHENNYCKYNNQGISAFTSTLYISGFVASLVAAPVTRKFGRRTSIIIGGINFLIGSALNAAAVNLEMLIIGRVLQGVGIGFGNQAIPLYLSEMAPTQFRGALNMMFQVATTFGIFTANMINYGTQQIQPWGWRLALGLAAIPTLLMTVGGIFIPETPNSLVERGSKEQGRKLLEKMRGTDEVDAEFQDMLDAGELANSIKHPYWNILKKRYRPELVMAICMPAFQILTGINSILFYAPMLFQSMGFGRAASLYSSALTGVVLALSTFISIATVDRLGRRPLLISGGIQMIVCQVIAALILGVKFGENQELSKSYSISVVVVLSLFVLAFGWSWGPLGWTVPSEIFPLEVRSAGQSITVAVNLLFTFIIAQAFLSLLCSFKYGIFLFFAGWISIMTIFVVLFLPETKGIPIEEMSIIWRKHWFWKRILLDDADRLSQDSGTELIHLDV, translated from the exons ATGGAAGATGGGCCTTACACTGGTAGTGGGGTGGGTAAGGGAAGGGCAGAACATTATAAAGGAAGGGTCACAGTTCATGTTATCATCGCTTGCATTGTTGCTGCCACTGGCGGGTCCCTCTTCGGCTATGACGTTGGAATTTCAG GAGGGGTTGCTTCCATGGATGACTTTCTTCAGAGTTTCTTCCCCGCAGTGTACAAACATAAATTGGAAGCACATGAAAACAACTATTGCAAGTATAACAATCAGGGCATTTCTGCATTTACCTCTACTTTATACATTTCTGGTTTTGTTGCATCCCTGGTTGCAGCTCCAGTTACAAGGAAGTTTGGCCGGAGGACAAGTATCATAATCGGTGGTATCAACTTTCTCATTGGCTCGGCTCTTAATGCTGCAGCTGTTAATCTGGAAATGCTCATCATAGGAAGAGTTCTGCAAGGTGTTGGCATTGGATTTGGAAATCAG GCTATTCCGCTCTATTTGTCAGAGATGGCGCCGACCCAATTTCGAGGAGCACTGAACATGATGTTTCAAGTGGCAACCACTTTTGGGATTTTTACAGCAAATATGATCAACTATGGAACACAGCAGATTCAACCATGGGGGTGGAGGTTGGCCCTCGGCCTTGCTGCAATACCAACTCTTTTGATGACTGTCGGAGGCATATTTATTCCAGAGACTCCAAATAGCTTAGTAGAGAGAGGATCAAAGGAACAAGGTAGGAAGCTCCTTGAAAAAATGAGAGGTACGGACGAGGTAGACGCAGAGTTCCAAGATATGCTTGATGCAGGTGAATTGGCAAACTCAATAAAGCACCCGTATTGGAACATCCTTAAGAAAAGATACAGACCAGAGTTGGTCATGGCTATCTGCATGCCTGCATTCCAGATTCTGACGGGCATAAACTCGATTCTCTTTTATGCTCCAATGCTATTTCAAAGCATGGGATTTGGCAGAGCGGCGTCTCTCTACTCCTCAGCCTTGACTGGAGTAGTTCTCGCCTTATCAACATTCATTTCTATTGCAACAGTAGATAGATTGGGGAGACGACCCTTACTCATCAGCGGTGGAATACAAATGATTGTATGCCAG GTTATAGCTGCCTTAATTTTGGGGGTCAAGTTTGGAGAAAACCAAGAATTGTCGAAAAGCTATTCAATATCAGTTGTAGTTGTACTGTCTCTCTTTGTTCTAGCATTTGGGTGGTCATGGGGACCACTAGGATGGACAGTCCCGAGTGAGATATTTCCGTTAGAAGTTCGATCAGCAGGGCAGAGTATCACAGTGGCTGTAAACCTTCTGTTCACTTTCATAATCGCGCAGGCGTTCCTTTCCCTTTTATGTTCTTTCAAGTATGGGATCTTTCTGTTTTTTGCTGGGTGGATAAGCATCATGACGATATTTGTTGTCTTGTTCCTACCTGAAACGAAGGGAATTCCCATCGAGGAGATGTCAATTATTTGGAGGAAACACTGGTTCTGGAAAAGGATCCTGTTGGATGATGCAGATAGATTATCTCAAGACTCTGGAACTGAATTAATTCACTTAGATGTGTAA